The following are encoded together in the Babylonia areolata isolate BAREFJ2019XMU chromosome 18, ASM4173473v1, whole genome shotgun sequence genome:
- the LOC143292678 gene encoding histone H3.3A → MARTKQTARKSTGGKAPRKQLATKAARKSAPSTGGVKKPHRYRPGTVALREIRRYQKSTELLIRKLPFQRLVREIAQDFKTDLRFQSAAIGALQEASEAYLVGLFEDTNLCAIHAKRVTIMPKDIQLARRIRGERA, encoded by the exons ATGGCTCGTACCAAGCAAACGGCACGAAAGTCCACTGGAGGTAAGGCTCCTCGAAAGCAGCTGGCTACTAAGGCTGCTCGTAAGAGTGCCCCCTCTACAGGAGGTGTCAAAAAGCCCCACAGATACAGGCCAGGAACTGTGGCTCTGCGTGAGATCAGAAGATACCAGAAATCTACAGAGCTGCTGATTCGCAAGCTGCCATTCCAGCGGCTGGTGCGTGAAATTGCACAGGACTTCAAAACTGACCTTCGCTTTCAGAGTGCTGCCATTGGTGCTCTCCAG GAGGCCAGCGAAGCGTACCTGGTTGGGCTGTTTGAGGACACCAACCTGTGTGCTATCCACGCCAAGCGTGTCACCATCATGCCCAAGGACATCCAGCTTGCACGTCGTATTCGTGGAGAACGTGCATAA